A window of Arcobacter acticola genomic DNA:
GGAAATATGTAGGTCTTTGATTTCTAGAGTTTTTAAAGTGAGTATTACCTAATCCTCCTTTTCCACCTTCTAAAAATAAAACCTTTTCTCCAAGTTCTAATAGGTCAAAGATTACTTCATTTGTTTCATCATCAATAACTTGAGTTCCTGGAGGAACAATTAAAACTAATGCTTCTCCTGACTTTCCAGTCATTCTTCCACCTAAACCTTGTGCTCCATTATCAGCTTTGAAGAATTTTCTTCCTTTATAGTTTGATAATGTATCAGTGTTATTGTCCACTAAGAAGTAAACATCTCCACCTTTTCCACCATCTCCACCATCTGGTCCACCTTTAACAACAAACTTTTCTCGTCTAAATGCTGCACATCCCTGTCCACCTTTTCCAGATGTAACTGAAAATCTAGCGCTATCTATAAACATAATAAAACCCTTTTAATAATTAATTAAAAACTAAAAGCAAAATTATTATTTTCACTGTTAACTTTTAATTAGCTACATTAATTTTTAAATAAAAAAAGGGTGTAGGCAAAAGCCATACACCCTTTAAAGAAATCAATTTTATCCAGAATTACGAAGCGTAAACTGAAACTTTTTTTCTTTTTTTATCTTTAATTTCAAATTTAACAACACCATCAATTAAAGAATAAATTGTATGATCTTTACCCATACCAACATTTTGACCTAAATGTACTTTTGTACCTCTTTGTCTAATTATGATGTTACCAGCTCTTACTACTTCACCACCATACTTTTTAACACCAAGTCTTCTACCAGCTGAATCTCTATTATTCTGTGTACTACCCTGACCTTTTTTGTGAGCCATAGTTCTTCTCCTTAACTTTTGTTATGCTTATGCAGCGATTTTTGTAATTCTAATTTTAGTGAAGCTTTTTCTAAAACCTCTTTTTAACTTAGAATCTTTTCTTCTTCTTTTTTTGTAAATGATTACTTTTTTAGCTCTATTTACACCTGTTCCATCTAATACTACAACTGCTTCAACTTTTGCGTTTGCAACAGCATCACCAGTTTTTAATTCACCATTGTTTACAGCTAAAACATCAGTAATTTCTAAAGTTTCTTTAGCAGTTTGACCTGTATAATCAACATCTAAGATATCACCCTCAGATACTTTATACTGTTTTCCACCACACTTGATAATTGCGTACATCTTTACATCCTCTAATTCAATTCTATATGCTAAGTAGTTGATATATTCTCATATAACTCTATTTTTCGAACCGGAATAGTATCTTATTTTAGTTTAAACTTTCTTTAAGGCCAATAGTTTTTATCTATAATCGTTAGCTAATGCGATTGCTTCAACCATAATCATAGAATTTTTTGGCAGACCTTTTACTGAAACAGTACTTCTTGCTGGTTTATGATCTCCAAAAGCTTCTGCAAATAATACATTAACAATACCAAAATCTTCGATATTTTCTAAATACACAGATACTTTTACTACTTTTTCCATTCCGCTTTCTGCATCTTCCAATAATGTTCGTAAATTAGACAATACTTGTCTAGTTTGAACTTTAATATCCCTTTCAACCATTGTTCCATCTAATGTTACTGGAACCTGTGCAGATGTATAAATCATCCCATTTACCTTTACAGCAGGAGAGTAAGGTCCTATTGCTTGAGGTAAATTATCACTTGCAATAAATTTCATGCATAATCCTTAAGTTTATATAGCTGATGGAATTTTACATAAATTAAACTGCTAATTAAATAAATTATAAAAATTAATTATAAATTATAACTTACAAGTTTACCTTGCTTCAACTGATAGATATTATCTTTGATTTTTCTAATCAAATTTGCTTTTTGTCTAAAATCTAACTCTTTATCATAAGAAATTGCTGTTAATTTATTTGCATAGAACTTATATAATAAAGTAAGTAATTCTTGATTTAATCTTTCATCATCATAGTTTTCAAGTTTTTCATTTAAAACTATAGAATTTAATGATATGTTATTTATATCTGTTAAAACTAATTCAAATTCGTTTTTATGGGCTTCAAACATTGAAGCATCTACTATATCTAAAACAGCATCCAATCTTTGAGGTTTTTCTAAAATAGATTTAATAATACACAACTCTGCAATATCAATTTTAGATAAGCTTGGAGTGAAAGCTCTTTGTTTATTTGAACTTATTTGTATTAAATTTTCTCTAATATTTAATTTTTGAGCTAAATATCTTTTATACTCATCTTGATAAATTAATCCTAGAGATTTCAAATACTCATTTGATTCAATTAAAGCTTTTTGTTTTTGATTTGCATCATTTATATCATATTTTGAAATAATGTAATCAATAGCATAAGGAGTAAAGGAAATCGGATTTGCAAAAATTTCATTTAATTCTTCTACTTTATTTTTATTAACCATATCAGCAGGATCCATACCATCTGCAAAAATTATAACACCACCTTCAAATTCACTTTGAGATAACATTACAGATGCTTTAAAAGCAGCTGCTAATCCTGCTTTATCACCATCATAGGCTAATATTACTTTTGGTTCACCTCGTCTTAGAAGTGGCAAATGATCAGCTGTAAGGGCAGTTCCAAGAGTTGCTACTGCTGTATTAAAACCTGCTTGATGAAGCATAATAACATCTAAATAACCTTCACAAACTATTATTTGATTTTTTTTATAAATATACTCTTTGGCTATTTGATATCCATATAAAAGTTTTGATTTATTAAAAAGTTTTGTTTGGGGTGAATTTACATATTTTGCATTATGTCCAGTGATTGTTCTACCGCCAAAGCCTACAAGTTTACCACTTATAGAATAAATTGGAAAAGTAATTCTTTCAATGAATCTTGAATATAATCCATTTGTTCCTGTATCAATAATCCCTAAATCAATTGCATCTGTTAAATTATAATGATTTGATTTTAAAAAGTTTATTGTATCAGCAGAAATAGGAGCATACCCTATTTCAAATTTTTCAACAGAAAAATCTGAGATTCCTCTTTGATGAATATAATCTTTTACCGCAGGATTTGAAACAAAAAGTTTTTGGTAAAATTTATTAACTTCTTCAATTACTCTTGTATCTTGTTTTTTTTCAGAACTATTTTCTTCATATTCTAAAATAAAATTATTCATAGAAGCTAATTTTTCTATTGTTTCTGGATATGTTAATTTTTCATATTCCATAACAAACTTTATAGAATCACCACCTACTCCACATCCAAAACAATGATATATTTGCTTAGCAGGACTTACAACAAAAGAAGGTGTTGTCTCTCCATGGAAAGGACAACAAGCCTTAAAATTAGCTCCTGATTTTTTTAATTCTATATATTGTGAAATAATATCAACAACATCAAGATTATTTTTAAGATTTTCAATGGATTCTTTTTTTATCATATTTGGATTATACTCTTTTATTATTTTATATGAACTTTTATGTTAAGATTTATCAACTTATAAGATATAAACATGAAGGTTTTACTTGGGTAATATTGCTTTAGGATATAGAGATCCACTTTTTGGAATTATACTAATTGTTGCACTAATTTTTTTGATATCATTTTTCACATATTATTATAGTATTTATAAAGAAAAAATTGCTAGAAAAGATTATAGAAAATTATCTAAAAGGTTCGAACTTGGTAAATTAAAAGAAGAAGATTATGTTCATTTATATAAAACATATAATCTACCTTTTGATTCTATCCTACTTTTAGCTTCATCTTTTTTGCACAAAGGTGATCACAATAAAGCTATCTCTGTTTATCTTACTTTACTTGAGCATGTAAAAGATCGAGTAAAAAAAGAAGAATTACTTGAACTTTTAGGAACTACCTATTTCAAAGGTGGATTTTTACAAAGATCAAAAGAGATATTTTTAAGAATTTTAAAATTTTCTCCAAGAAATAAAAATGCCTTATTACATCTTTTACTTGTAAATGAAAAACTAAAAGACTTTAAAAAAGCAAAAGAGATTACACTATGTTTAGAAGAACTAGACAAAGATATGAGTACAGATAAAATCTACTTAGATTC
This region includes:
- the rpmA gene encoding 50S ribosomal protein L27, producing MAHKKGQGSTQNNRDSAGRRLGVKKYGGEVVRAGNIIIRQRGTKVHLGQNVGMGKDHTIYSLIDGVVKFEIKDKKRKKVSVYAS
- the rplU gene encoding 50S ribosomal protein L21, with the translated sequence MYAIIKCGGKQYKVSEGDILDVDYTGQTAKETLEITDVLAVNNGELKTGDAVANAKVEAVVVLDGTGVNRAKKVIIYKKRRRKDSKLKRGFRKSFTKIRITKIAA
- a CDS encoding Rid family detoxifying hydrolase; translated protein: MKFIASDNLPQAIGPYSPAVKVNGMIYTSAQVPVTLDGTMVERDIKVQTRQVLSNLRTLLEDAESGMEKVVKVSVYLENIEDFGIVNVLFAEAFGDHKPARSTVSVKGLPKNSMIMVEAIALANDYR
- the dnaG gene encoding DNA primase encodes the protein MIKKESIENLKNNLDVVDIISQYIELKKSGANFKACCPFHGETTPSFVVSPAKQIYHCFGCGVGGDSIKFVMEYEKLTYPETIEKLASMNNFILEYEENSSEKKQDTRVIEEVNKFYQKLFVSNPAVKDYIHQRGISDFSVEKFEIGYAPISADTINFLKSNHYNLTDAIDLGIIDTGTNGLYSRFIERITFPIYSISGKLVGFGGRTITGHNAKYVNSPQTKLFNKSKLLYGYQIAKEYIYKKNQIIVCEGYLDVIMLHQAGFNTAVATLGTALTADHLPLLRRGEPKVILAYDGDKAGLAAAFKASVMLSQSEFEGGVIIFADGMDPADMVNKNKVEELNEIFANPISFTPYAIDYIISKYDINDANQKQKALIESNEYLKSLGLIYQDEYKRYLAQKLNIRENLIQISSNKQRAFTPSLSKIDIAELCIIKSILEKPQRLDAVLDIVDASMFEAHKNEFELVLTDINNISLNSIVLNEKLENYDDERLNQELLTLLYKFYANKLTAISYDKELDFRQKANLIRKIKDNIYQLKQGKLVSYNL
- a CDS encoding tetratricopeptide repeat protein, translated to MGNIALGYRDPLFGIILIVALIFLISFFTYYYSIYKEKIARKDYRKLSKRFELGKLKEEDYVHLYKTYNLPFDSILLLASSFLHKGDHNKAISVYLTLLEHVKDRVKKEELLELLGTTYFKGGFLQRSKEIFLRILKFSPRNKNALLHLLLVNEKLKDFKKAKEITLCLEELDKDMSTDKIYLDSLLILNDSVLSYERRTELLYDIFKENKIIERIFATFLIQFNKAFLWEHISEFDCSKFIDVMWYMPLNDINLEKAIENDFLAELYNAKGYLNNLKHSKNFDFDILILINQHEHKINATLDFEYICSSCKHSFPIFDTRCPHCHQILTFNVKHHLTKALFDTNQSLQ